The Mycobacterium sp. 3519A genome contains a region encoding:
- a CDS encoding shikimate dehydrogenase translates to MPPDRGRKAAVLGSPIAHSRSPQLHLAAYRALGLTDWTYDRIECTAQQLPSLVAGFGPEWVGLSVTMPGKFAALRFADQRTARAELVGSANTLVRTDSGWRADNTDVDGVKGALGPVTGDAAVLGSGGTAPAVVVGLAELGVQRISVVSRSEAKAAPLLALGSEVGVEIRWAALGTAVAADVVVSTIPADVAAGYAETVATPVLLDAIYEPWPTPLATAVEAAGGRVVGGLQMLLHQAFAQVEQFTGLPAPVEAMRAALEG, encoded by the coding sequence ATTCCGCCAGATAGGGGCCGCAAGGCTGCGGTCCTCGGATCGCCGATCGCGCATTCTCGGTCACCGCAACTGCACCTGGCCGCCTATCGCGCGTTGGGGCTGACCGACTGGACCTACGACCGCATCGAATGCACGGCTCAGCAATTGCCGTCCTTGGTGGCCGGTTTCGGCCCGGAATGGGTCGGCCTCTCGGTCACGATGCCGGGTAAGTTCGCCGCATTGCGGTTCGCCGACCAACGCACTGCGCGCGCGGAACTCGTCGGCTCGGCCAACACACTGGTGCGGACGGACTCGGGTTGGCGGGCCGACAACACCGACGTCGACGGTGTGAAGGGGGCCCTGGGGCCGGTGACCGGAGACGCCGCGGTGCTGGGTTCGGGCGGCACCGCGCCCGCCGTCGTCGTCGGCCTCGCCGAGCTTGGCGTGCAACGTATTTCGGTGGTGTCGCGCAGCGAGGCGAAGGCGGCGCCGCTGCTCGCGCTCGGGTCGGAGGTGGGCGTCGAAATCCGCTGGGCGGCACTCGGGACGGCGGTGGCGGCGGACGTCGTCGTCAGCACCATCCCGGCCGACGTGGCGGCGGGGTACGCGGAGACCGTCGCGACGCCGGTGCTGCTCGACGCGATCTACGAACCGTGGCCGACTCCACTGGCGACGGCCGTCGAAGCCGCGGGTGGCCGGGTCGTCGGGGGATTGCAGATGCTGCTGCACCAGGCGTTCGCTCAGGTCGAGCAGTTCACCGGTCTGCCCGCGCCGGTCGAGGCGATGCGGGCGGCGCTGGAGGGCTAA
- a CDS encoding DMT family transporter: MHRQSPIGPALLVVVAAASQEVGAAFAVGLFAALGAIGAVFVRFLVAGVVLCVAVRPRLRGLSRRAWLSAACLAATLTVMNVCFYNALTRIPLGIAVTVESLGPLALSVIVSRRPTAWLWALLALSGVATLSLTGVRVGHLDPAGLAFAVGAGASWAGYILATARAGSDFPRLSGLAIATAIGAAVTLPFAAAAVDVDSALGWQVLGLGVVVGLMSSVIPYSLELVSLRRLPAETFAILTCISPVVAAVAGWLVLGQHLAATGYAAIVLVTVASIGAVHTARDRLAHSETRPVAG; the protein is encoded by the coding sequence GTGCACCGACAGTCACCAATTGGGCCGGCGCTGCTGGTCGTGGTGGCGGCGGCCAGCCAGGAGGTCGGTGCCGCGTTCGCGGTCGGTCTGTTCGCGGCGCTGGGCGCGATCGGCGCCGTGTTCGTCCGGTTCCTCGTCGCGGGTGTGGTGCTGTGCGTCGCGGTCCGCCCACGACTGCGAGGTCTCTCCCGACGGGCGTGGTTGTCGGCGGCCTGTTTGGCCGCGACCTTGACGGTGATGAACGTGTGCTTCTACAACGCGCTGACCAGAATTCCTCTCGGTATCGCGGTCACGGTTGAATCCCTTGGTCCACTGGCGCTTTCAGTGATCGTGAGTCGACGTCCGACGGCTTGGTTGTGGGCCCTGCTGGCGCTCTCGGGCGTGGCGACGCTCAGCCTGACCGGCGTCCGGGTGGGTCACCTGGACCCAGCGGGACTCGCGTTCGCAGTTGGCGCCGGAGCCAGCTGGGCCGGTTACATCCTGGCGACCGCGCGGGCCGGGTCGGACTTCCCCAGACTCAGCGGGCTCGCGATCGCGACCGCGATCGGCGCCGCGGTCACGCTGCCGTTCGCCGCGGCAGCGGTCGATGTCGACAGTGCGCTTGGATGGCAGGTGCTGGGCCTCGGGGTGGTCGTCGGGCTGATGTCCTCGGTGATCCCCTACTCGCTTGAGCTGGTGTCCTTGCGCCGGCTGCCTGCGGAGACGTTCGCGATCCTGACCTGCATCTCACCGGTGGTGGCGGCGGTCGCGGGCTGGCTGGTCCTCGGCCAGCACCTGGCGGCGACCGGCTATGCCGCGATCGTACTGGTCACCGTCGCGAGCATCGGTGCGGTGCATACAGCGCGAGACCGGTTGGCGCACAGCGAAACTCGACCCGTCGCCGGTTAG
- a CDS encoding A24 family peptidase, producing the protein MGAGMAGVGVMVWVTVLSVYDVRSRRLPNWLTLPGAVVILAVAALHGRGAAAALGAVTLFAVYAVVHVVAPAAMGAGDVKLAIGIGALTAAFGRDVWLLAALAAPVLTAVLAVVVLLHRAGGSVPHGPSMCVAAVSAAALAVF; encoded by the coding sequence ATGGGGGCGGGGATGGCCGGTGTCGGCGTAATGGTGTGGGTGACGGTGCTCAGCGTCTACGACGTGCGCTCACGACGACTACCGAACTGGTTGACGTTGCCGGGCGCCGTGGTGATCCTCGCGGTGGCGGCGCTACACGGTCGCGGTGCCGCAGCGGCGCTCGGTGCGGTGACGCTGTTCGCCGTCTACGCCGTGGTGCACGTGGTGGCACCCGCTGCGATGGGCGCAGGTGATGTGAAGCTGGCCATCGGGATCGGGGCGTTGACAGCAGCTTTCGGTCGCGATGTGTGGCTGTTGGCGGCACTTGCCGCGCCAGTGTTGACCGCTGTGCTGGCCGTCGTGGTGCTGCTGCACCGAGCGGGCGGATCGGTGCCGCACGGGCCGTCGATGTGTGTGGCCGCGGTTTCGGCGGCGGCGCTTGCCGTGTTCTGA
- a CDS encoding DUF5336 domain-containing protein: protein MVYSPGTRDYHSAYQPAYPTQRQEAESSLPRNLYIAIAVLGLATYVFNFGPVADGPETVGWDVRFATLAALCAMFGLLARRGPLSLAIAVLATMGFLDALSNLLAAGDAGWALTVIVVLNALQAIAAAAALLVAPKSAGQPDAAGYEAYVDYYNQAVRSYYTQHAQPAPPEQVQRAGYGQAQADARATARAQRSQRASQQGDYADLDYSDSRPTAPLHEPVTASGPTGLPSFGQARAGADQPIREAGESARPSSQA from the coding sequence GTGGTGTACTCGCCAGGAACCCGCGACTACCACTCGGCCTACCAACCGGCGTATCCGACCCAACGGCAGGAGGCCGAAAGTTCGCTGCCGCGAAACCTTTACATCGCGATAGCCGTACTCGGCCTTGCCACATACGTGTTCAACTTCGGTCCGGTGGCCGATGGGCCGGAAACGGTCGGATGGGACGTCCGGTTCGCCACGCTGGCCGCGCTGTGCGCGATGTTCGGTCTGCTCGCCAGACGCGGCCCGCTGTCTCTGGCCATCGCGGTGTTGGCGACCATGGGGTTCCTCGACGCGCTGTCCAACTTGCTGGCGGCAGGCGACGCCGGGTGGGCGTTGACCGTGATCGTGGTGCTCAACGCGCTGCAGGCGATCGCGGCCGCTGCTGCGCTTCTGGTGGCGCCCAAGTCCGCCGGGCAGCCCGACGCAGCCGGCTACGAAGCGTATGTGGACTACTACAACCAGGCGGTGCGCAGTTACTACACCCAGCATGCGCAGCCTGCACCGCCCGAGCAAGTCCAACGGGCCGGATATGGTCAAGCGCAGGCGGACGCGCGGGCCACAGCACGCGCGCAACGCAGCCAACGCGCCTCTCAACAAGGCGATTACGCGGACCTCGACTATTCAGATTCCCGCCCCACCGCGCCGCTGCACGAGCCTGTGACCGCCTCGGGCCCGACCGGATTGCCGAGCTTCGGCCAGGCCCGCGCTGGCGCGGACCAACCGATTCGCGAGGCTGGCGAATCAGCGCGGCCATCGTCGCAGGCATAG
- the eccE gene encoding type VII secretion protein EccE, giving the protein MNHAAAVVLSNNSKNGDTGTGSRRLRTAVGVGWQRFVPLADLLAVEIAVAVGVAVALISGVPGWQGGAVGLVVGLLLVVPVRGRTAPRAIGRRFGFLIDRRRRVGASQLTEPFDAPTADGAQIGFRWDGATLLSLIKIDENPQALTVMEPGMTVSGDMVPIQALVDCLQQFDITLDSIDVISQGARSSGHTAVAAVYDAVLGPLPAIAHRSVWVAVRFDPSRRAEAVNRRGGDRDGILRTAVTATRRVANRLTEAGLRPRILNASGIALATNQLSDGVTLATLQEDWDTCRDGRFRLCSFAVNADMLTTAGLGVLWTVPSYSTTVCLSLREGDEADLVRVRGLARFDSDFGVPDKLPGLTRLHGYQFSALACSLPISAPSRGVERWAYAHRDIDLRDLAVPASGCGQVIGADEEGRAVALPLFGPQIGRVEIAGTLHLAQQAVLRSLALGARVLVHSRRPGLWRAMVEEVDDHDLLWVADFNRGTIQAGAERNYSVEMFDGVPDRPVRAGVTSMVVAAPNTAVSNASDVALELVSLADATVKVSTRAGSAIVTMVATDDEMRYIKASANCID; this is encoded by the coding sequence GTGAATCATGCTGCGGCAGTTGTCCTTTCCAATAACTCCAAGAACGGCGACACCGGGACTGGATCCCGCCGCCTGCGCACCGCGGTAGGTGTCGGCTGGCAACGGTTCGTGCCGTTGGCCGATCTGCTCGCTGTCGAGATCGCGGTGGCGGTTGGCGTTGCGGTCGCGTTGATCTCGGGCGTACCGGGCTGGCAGGGCGGCGCTGTCGGCCTCGTCGTGGGTTTGCTGTTGGTTGTCCCGGTTCGGGGCAGGACGGCGCCGCGGGCAATCGGTCGGCGGTTCGGGTTTCTGATCGATCGGCGCAGACGCGTTGGTGCGTCCCAATTGACGGAACCGTTCGACGCGCCCACCGCCGACGGCGCGCAGATCGGATTCCGCTGGGACGGCGCCACTCTGCTGTCGCTGATCAAAATCGACGAGAATCCGCAGGCTCTGACGGTGATGGAGCCCGGCATGACGGTGTCGGGCGACATGGTGCCGATCCAGGCGCTCGTCGACTGCCTGCAGCAGTTCGACATCACACTCGACTCGATCGACGTCATCAGCCAGGGCGCCCGATCCTCGGGACACACGGCGGTGGCGGCCGTGTACGACGCGGTGCTCGGACCGCTGCCCGCCATTGCGCACCGCAGCGTCTGGGTCGCCGTGCGTTTCGATCCGTCACGGCGTGCAGAGGCAGTCAACCGACGTGGCGGCGACCGCGACGGCATCCTGCGCACCGCCGTGACAGCGACGCGCCGCGTGGCCAACCGTCTCACCGAAGCCGGACTTCGGCCGCGAATTCTCAACGCCAGCGGAATCGCGCTGGCAACCAACCAACTCAGCGATGGCGTCACCCTCGCGACACTGCAGGAGGACTGGGACACCTGCCGCGACGGCCGATTCCGGTTGTGCAGCTTCGCGGTCAACGCAGACATGCTCACCACCGCCGGCCTCGGCGTGCTGTGGACGGTCCCCAGCTATTCGACGACGGTGTGCTTGTCGCTGCGCGAGGGTGACGAGGCGGACCTGGTACGGGTTCGCGGCCTGGCCCGGTTCGACAGCGACTTCGGCGTACCCGACAAGCTGCCGGGCCTGACGCGTTTGCACGGATATCAGTTCTCCGCGCTGGCGTGCAGCCTGCCGATTTCCGCACCTTCTCGCGGCGTCGAGCGTTGGGCGTACGCGCACCGCGACATCGACCTGCGCGATCTCGCCGTGCCAGCGTCCGGATGTGGCCAGGTCATCGGCGCCGACGAAGAAGGCAGGGCCGTCGCGCTTCCGCTGTTCGGCCCGCAGATCGGCCGAGTCGAGATCGCGGGCACGCTCCATCTCGCCCAGCAAGCCGTGCTGCGCTCGCTGGCGCTGGGCGCACGGGTGCTGGTGCACAGCCGCCGCCCCGGCCTGTGGCGCGCGATGGTGGAGGAGGTCGACGACCACGATCTGCTGTGGGTCGCCGACTTCAACCGCGGCACCATCCAGGCAGGGGCGGAACGCAATTATTCAGTAGAGATGTTCGACGGTGTGCCCGATCGACCGGTACGTGCGGGAGTCACCAGTATGGTTGTCGCCGCACCGAATACAGCGGTGTCCAACGCGTCCGATGTCGCACTGGAATTGGTTTCGCTGGCCGATGCCACAGTTAAGGTCAGCACGCGGGCAGGTTCCGCCATCGTGACGATGGTCGCCACCGACGACGAGATGCGCTACATCAAGGCGTCGGCTAACTGCATCGACTGA
- the eccB gene encoding type VII secretion protein EccB, whose translation MPAQVTTRAQVNGYRFLIRRLEHALIRGDSRMIHDPMRGQMRALIVGLVIAVVITAGCGVMAFFKPAPNMGDAQILLSKSSGATFVRIGDRVHPVLNLASARLIVGKNDSPKDVDDKFLNAVPRGPMVGIVGAPASIRGADDLSMSSWTVCDTLQTPAATETTGITTLQTTVLANDPTLDRDIRAADPAHAVLTEVGGTTYLVYDGVRAPINLSDAVVVNGLHLQGAQPRPMSLGVLNAFPLVAPITGVSVDGVGQPSAVIGPDYPIGSIVKTDDSRGEQLYVVLRDGLQPISSATADIIRYGDSDARRGSARQIAAAVVAGVPIVHQLPVDHYPTVSPQIVSAVTDPVVCMGWQRANAAAPGTVRLLVGNRLPVPAGAETVRLATTDGSGPGLDSVYLTPGSGEYVQATGAEPGSRSTGPLFYVSDTGMRYHIKDLPTAAALGAVGVKAPGQTAESPQLAPWPVLALLPPGPELSQEAALVAHDGMAPDPHSVAVPSS comes from the coding sequence ATGCCAGCGCAAGTTACCACGCGTGCGCAGGTCAACGGGTACCGGTTTCTGATCCGGCGCCTGGAGCATGCGCTGATCCGCGGTGATTCGCGGATGATCCATGACCCGATGCGAGGTCAGATGCGTGCGCTGATCGTCGGTTTGGTCATTGCTGTGGTGATCACCGCGGGCTGCGGGGTGATGGCGTTCTTCAAACCCGCGCCGAACATGGGTGACGCGCAGATCCTGCTGAGCAAGTCCAGCGGCGCCACCTTCGTGCGCATCGGTGACCGCGTGCATCCGGTGCTCAACCTCGCCTCCGCACGGTTGATCGTCGGCAAGAACGACAGCCCCAAGGACGTCGACGACAAGTTCCTCAACGCCGTGCCTCGCGGCCCGATGGTCGGCATCGTCGGGGCGCCTGCCAGCATTCGCGGAGCGGACGATCTCTCGATGTCGTCGTGGACGGTGTGCGACACGTTGCAGACGCCAGCCGCCACCGAAACCACCGGTATCACCACCCTGCAGACCACGGTGCTCGCCAACGATCCCACGCTGGACCGCGACATCCGTGCCGCCGACCCGGCGCACGCGGTCCTCACCGAGGTCGGCGGCACGACCTACCTTGTCTACGACGGGGTTCGGGCACCGATCAATCTGTCGGATGCGGTGGTGGTCAACGGACTTCATCTGCAGGGCGCGCAGCCGCGGCCGATGTCGTTGGGGGTACTTAATGCGTTTCCACTGGTTGCCCCCATCACTGGAGTGAGTGTCGATGGGGTGGGTCAGCCCAGCGCGGTGATCGGACCCGATTACCCGATCGGGTCCATCGTCAAGACCGACGACTCACGGGGCGAGCAACTCTACGTCGTGCTGCGCGACGGTTTGCAGCCCATCTCGTCGGCGACGGCGGACATCATCAGATACGGCGACTCCGATGCGCGCCGTGGCTCGGCGCGCCAGATCGCCGCTGCGGTCGTTGCGGGCGTGCCGATCGTGCATCAGCTGCCGGTCGACCACTACCCGACGGTGTCGCCCCAGATTGTGTCGGCCGTGACGGATCCGGTGGTGTGCATGGGATGGCAGCGGGCCAATGCTGCCGCCCCGGGCACGGTACGCCTGCTGGTCGGCAATAGGCTTCCGGTACCGGCCGGGGCCGAGACGGTGCGGCTGGCCACCACCGACGGTAGCGGGCCCGGTCTGGATTCGGTGTACCTCACCCCTGGCAGCGGCGAATACGTACAGGCGACGGGAGCAGAGCCGGGCAGCCGCTCGACCGGTCCGCTGTTCTACGTGTCGGACACCGGAATGCGTTACCACATCAAAGATTTGCCGACAGCTGCGGCGCTTGGCGCGGTGGGCGTCAAAGCACCGGGTCAGACCGCAGAGTCGCCGCAACTGGCGCCATGGCCGGTGTTGGCTCTGCTGCCGCCAGGTCCGGAGCTGTCGCAGGAGGCGGCGCTCGTCGCCCACGACGGAATGGCGCCGGACCCGCACAGTGTCGCTGTGCCAAGCAGCTAG
- the eccD gene encoding type VII secretion integral membrane protein EccD translates to MPANVPISEFINDVIDIANDQTTARDPLADVIFDDSVGKWTLSRFGGEPIDPNRSLDEAGIYDGDLLTIQEIGRSVSTVLFDDVDDSLARGEPAVLGWVTRNAAALTSFVAALAASLTLAALVPRWAGNAVVPVGLFALGGIGMASAWVMAYRPSMALRSAWMAAISAPLVFAGSLYLVPDGFGVTSLPMSFALTALGAFLVLLISGTGRGLLTGIVAVCVFGGLSATASLLWDPQPRAVGAILGTVAVIVVYMAPRVTILLSKLPIPRVPTAGEPLDDIETQGGTTVEGVNAVGKQIIPTEEGLAHRVRRANEYLTGILVAAALAAGAGSYLAVDVTNGFFWQGTTFAFAVATVLCLRGRAHHDLIQSATLIGGGLAITIVVIVKVALNVPGWQLRSAVALIVLLALVVACGLVAPRLEFSPVMRRRVEIIEYIAVGSLFPLCFWIVRLYAFFRELRI, encoded by the coding sequence TTGCCCGCCAACGTCCCTATCTCCGAATTCATCAATGATGTCATCGACATAGCGAACGATCAGACGACCGCGCGAGACCCGTTGGCTGACGTCATATTTGACGACTCCGTAGGTAAATGGACGCTGTCGCGGTTCGGCGGCGAACCGATCGACCCGAACCGGTCGTTGGACGAGGCCGGGATTTACGACGGCGACCTGCTCACCATCCAGGAGATCGGCCGTTCGGTCAGCACGGTGTTGTTCGACGACGTCGACGATTCACTCGCGCGCGGCGAACCGGCCGTGCTGGGTTGGGTGACACGCAACGCGGCCGCATTGACGAGTTTCGTCGCCGCTCTCGCCGCGTCGCTGACGTTGGCCGCGTTGGTTCCCCGTTGGGCAGGCAATGCGGTGGTGCCGGTTGGGTTGTTCGCGCTCGGCGGCATCGGAATGGCGTCGGCGTGGGTAATGGCGTATCGGCCTTCGATGGCTTTGCGCTCAGCTTGGATGGCCGCGATATCGGCCCCGCTCGTATTCGCCGGCTCACTTTATCTGGTGCCTGACGGCTTCGGCGTGACGTCGCTGCCGATGTCGTTCGCGCTCACCGCACTGGGTGCGTTTCTGGTGCTTCTCATTTCGGGCACCGGGCGCGGCCTACTCACTGGCATCGTCGCGGTATGCGTGTTCGGCGGACTCAGCGCCACAGCGTCGCTGCTGTGGGATCCGCAACCGCGCGCCGTCGGAGCGATATTGGGGACGGTCGCAGTCATCGTCGTCTACATGGCGCCACGGGTGACGATCCTGTTGTCCAAGCTGCCGATCCCGCGCGTGCCGACGGCAGGCGAACCACTCGACGACATCGAAACCCAGGGCGGCACAACTGTCGAGGGCGTCAATGCGGTGGGTAAGCAGATCATCCCGACGGAGGAGGGCCTGGCGCACCGCGTCCGACGCGCGAACGAGTACCTCACCGGCATCCTCGTGGCCGCTGCACTTGCTGCGGGGGCGGGCAGCTACTTGGCCGTCGATGTCACCAACGGCTTTTTCTGGCAGGGAACGACTTTCGCGTTCGCGGTGGCAACGGTGTTGTGTCTTCGCGGCCGTGCTCATCACGACTTAATCCAGTCGGCCACCCTCATCGGCGGTGGCTTGGCCATCACAATTGTCGTCATCGTCAAAGTCGCGCTGAATGTGCCGGGTTGGCAACTGCGTTCGGCTGTCGCGCTGATCGTCCTGCTGGCGCTCGTCGTGGCCTGCGGCCTTGTCGCGCCACGCCTCGAGTTCTCCCCCGTCATGCGGCGCCGCGTCGAGATCATCGAATACATCGCCGTAGGGTCGCTGTTCCCGTTGTGCTTCTGGATTGTCCGGCTCTACGCATTCTTTCGCGAACTGCGCATCTAG